A single genomic interval of Struthio camelus isolate bStrCam1 chromosome 9, bStrCam1.hap1, whole genome shotgun sequence harbors:
- the LOC138068158 gene encoding maestro heat-like repeat-containing protein family member 7 produces the protein MAFFVELLECPDLADMDEEVLPLVQGYAQSESLEMRRLAFRGLVALLNRPKMKRRMQSLLPDSMEWLQDACREVRVGSLMLLRNILSYLEQKGSNPIVLQLAEKLLPRFDDEDSRVRELSMLLFKDLLEIVVGKNKRNLKQHAQRSLVPLFLHMSDKVQRVAQASQEALVSAAQFLKWEELKQLARRAETWKIGECVLLRDRSRAEQHLRQSLPYLENPDASLREAAVRFIALQPLENDAEPLVRCLVSQTIMNLRVPRRTSRFHLGALCPWLPRAWARWHPPART, from the exons atggctttctttgtcgag ctgctggaatgccctgaccttgccgacatggatgaggaggtcctgccactcgtccagggttatgcgcagagtgagagcctggagatgcgcagactggcgttcagaggcctcgtggccctgttgaatagacccaagatg aaaaggagaatgcagagcctgctcccagacagcatggagtggctgcaggatgcttgcagggaagtgcgtgtgggaagcctgatgctgctgagaaacatcctcagctacctggaacagaagggctccaacccgattgttctgcagctggccgagaagcttctgcctcgctttgatgac gaagacagcagagtgcgagagctctccatgctcctcttcaaagacctgctggagattgtggtggggaagaacaaacggaacctgaagcagcatgcacagaggagcctggtgccgctcttcctccacatgagtgacaaggtgcagagagtggcccag gcctctcaggaagccctggtgagcgctgcacagttcctcaagtgggaggagctcaagcagctggccagaagagcggagacatggaagatcggggagtgcgtg ctgctgagggacaggagcagagcggagcaacacctgcgccagagcctgccttacctggagaacccggacgcatccttgcgggaggcagctgtgaggttcattg ccctccagcccctggaaaatgatgcggaacctttagtccgttgcctggtgtcacagaccatcatgaacctgagggtgccaaggagaacatcaagattccacctcggagcactgtgtccctggctcccgagagcatgggcgaggtggcaccctcccgccaggacgtga
- the LOC138068156 gene encoding maestro heat-like repeat-containing protein family member 7 codes for MAERPPSRPRVAWEQEYGCPRRASQEQDRVAEESSSASRPLEGFESQAWRRGARFSISSWSELSREDEEALDFIQAFVGGREQQEAQKLKFLASIGTLCGGSSAKTLSWGLEVFCCRHELAEHIEVLLEEEPLERLGTAVRQQAMLAITAMSAVEPVLEGKKSSLLHACFKSVFLLPPREDMETVDMSLYSKTLDAMDNMLEVLVLKSATSSLLELQKILQMLLPFTKTERAAVRERAVGRIGRLSKLLANYSSLEVWHPFGGVDESPACYGKIPVPMLGQLVGCLILCCAYEDAETKGGALDALHCLFRFVVQRKRRAMLQDDPEYVEPQKEREADNELCLSWTSNMSVIMRLFVKNLQPSERTDVIVTAIEGMRNCSTYNTEVASHMLTMFLLDAFSVLEDVPRIIRCLYRNVKYVRELSARVTLNKTLCQLACLEPSEVTVSLLYCSPLCNSTAVSMWKVLMDKPMLAPDMLRELLSLLEERPLRKQSSSDRDNNCILPLAATRALCEIIREPVCPEAVKAFFPQLFLALLLQMVFTAEFSHQEANIFLRECQRDESRPTSHVRCAV; via the exons atggcggagagaccccccagccgcccgcgggtggcctgggagcaggagtacggctgcccgcgccgggcatcccaggagcaggacagggttgccgaggagagcagctctgcctcgaggcccttggaggggttcgagtcccaggcgtggcggagag gtgcaaggttttccatcagcagctggtccgagctgtccagagaggatgaggaagccttggacttcatccaggcctttgtgggtggccgagaacag caagaggcgcagaagctgaagtttctagcgtccatcggcaccctctgtggaggcagcagcgccaagaccttgtcctggggcctggaggtgttctgctgccgacacgagctggccgagcatattgag gtgctgctggaagaggagcccttggagcgcctgggcacagcggtgcgccagcaagccatgcttgctatcacggcaatgag tgcagtggagccggttctggagggcaaaaagagcagccttctccatgcctgcttcaagagtgtcttcttgcttcctccaagagaagacatggagaccgtggacatgtccctctactccaag accctcgatgccatggacaacatgttggaggtgctggtgctcaagtcggccacttccagcctcctggagctgcagaagatcttgcag atgctgctgcccttcaccaagacggagagagcagctgtgcgtgagagggccgtggggaggattgggaggctgagcaagttgctggccaactattcctcgctggag gtgtggcacccctttggaggagtggatgagagccctgcctgctatgggaagatccccgtgccgatgctgggacagctggtgggctgtctcatcctttgctgtgcttacgaggacgcggagaccaagggcggggccttggatgctcttcattgcctcttcagattcgtcgtgcagcgaaaac gccgggcgatgctgcaggatgatccagagtatgtggagccccagaaggagagggaagccgacaatgagctctgcctttcgtggacgagcaacatgagcgtgatcatgagg ctgtttgtgaaaaacctgcagccttccgaaaggacagacgtcattgtcacagccatcgagggcatgaggaactgcagcacctacaatacggaggtggcttcccacatgctgaccatgttcctgctggacgctttctctgtgctggaagat gtgccacgcatcataaggtgcctctacaggaacgtgaagtatgtgagggagctgtcggcccgggtcaccctaaacaagaccctttgccagctggcctgcttggagcccagcgaggtgaccgtgagcctgctgtactgctcgccactgtgcaacag cactgccgtgagcatgtggaaggtgctgatggataagccgatgcttgcgccggacatgctgcgggagctgctgagcttgctggaggagcggccactgcgcaagcagtccagctccgacagggacaacaactgcatccttccgctggcc gcaacgagggcactgtgtgagatcatccgggagcccgtctgcccagaggcggtgaaggcgtttttcccccagctcttcctggcgctgctcttgcagatggtcttcacagcagagttcagccaccaggaagcaaatatcttcttgagggaatgccaacgggatgagtcccgtcccaccagccacgtcag gtgcgccgtgtag